The Plasmodium relictum strain SGS1 genome assembly, chromosome: 9 genome window below encodes:
- a CDS encoding DNA helicase, putative produces MKRKSTFIKKSMMKEQNTLEKFGIFKKVNLVKQEKEKEIIKIKKEKIEDEENEKIVENIIKNENKLESEAGDEPGKENVKISVNKKEDINENKIPLHKIYQPIYKEDYINEIRSQTNPLLKKVLDEDLNFNLIIYGPPGSGKSSLINVIKNKTKNLFTYLFYLNNLNNELKKIYDQSETNYKQSKRKTILCVKDINRLNKTQQENLLLVLKKGHLFLLATCLFNPMSTLNASLNSRCLFLYLRSYDKKELRLIIERIINKLDVKIEEEALNIIMNHSCGDARVAIGIIDFAIQNMKHIELREDIESKDVNINMKETNIKEIKEEIKLKENNIHSSLQNKKKSIQLDDIKYFLQNFPCNDSKLDHYNFISGLHKSIRAGNIKAAILYLTKSLKNGEDPLYICRRLIRIASEDIGLANHDVLSTCVNTHYACKAIGMPECQTALIYAVIVLCKSSKSNYIYVVENNAKKICNEYSFTVPFHLRNTSNKYIYTNQPEILTFDEHLNKYKDVQKYLPDHIENLEILPEL; encoded by the coding sequence ATGAAGAGAAAATccacttttataaaaaaaagtatgatGAAAGAGCAAAATACTTTGGAAAAATTtggaatttttaaaaaggtaAATTTAGTAAaacaagaaaaagaaaaagaaataattaaaataaaaaaggaaaaaattgaagatgaagaaaatgaaaaaatagtagaaaatattattaaaaatgaaaataagttGGAAAGTGAAGCAGGAGATGAACCAGGAAAAGAAAATGTGAAAAtaagtgtaaataaaaaagaagatataaatGAGAATAAAATTCcattacataaaatatatcaaccaatttataaagaagattatataaatgaaataaggAGTCAAACAAAtcctttattaaaaaaagtgttAGATGAAGATctgaattttaatttaattatatatggaCCCCCAGGTAGTGGGAAATCATCTCTAATaaatgttataaaaaataaaacgaaaaatttatttacatatttattttatttgaataatttaaataatgaattaaaaaaaatatatgatcaATCAGAAACTAATTATAAACAATCTAAAAGGAAAACTATACTGTGTgtaaaagatataaatagATTAAATAAAACTCAACAAGAAAATTTATTGTTAGTATTAAAAAAGGGACACCTTTTTTTACTTGCAACCTGTTTATTCAATCCAATGAGTACTTTAAACGCGTCTTTAAATTCAAGATGCTTATTCCTATACTTGCGCTcttatgataaaaaagaattaaggTTAATTATAgaaagaataataaataaattagatgtcaaaatagaagaagaagctttaaatataataatgaatCATTCTTGTGGAGATGCAAGAGTTGCTATTGGTATAATTGATTTTGCAATTCAGAATATGAAACATATAGAATTAAGAGAAGATATAGAATCGAAGGATGTGAACATTAATATGAAAGAAACAAACATAAAAGAAATCAAGGAagagataaaattaaaagaaaataatattcattCATCtcttcaaaataaaaaaaaaagcatacAACTCgatgatataaaatatttcttacAGAACTTTCCTTGTAATGATAGTAAGCTAGATCATTATAATTTCATTTCAGGATTACATAAAAGTATACGAGCAGGAAATATAAAAGCTgctattttatatttaacaaAATCACTAAAAAATGGAGAAGatccattatatatatgtagaaGATTAATAAGAATAGCTTCAGAAGATATTGGCTTAGCTAACCACGATGTTTTATCAACATGTGTTAATACTCACTATGCTTGTAAAGCAATTGGGATGCCTGAATGCCAAACAGCTTTAATTTATGCTGTCATTGTTTTATGTAAATCATCAAAAAGTAATTACATTTATGTAGTTGAAAATAAtgctaaaaaaatatgtaacgAATACAGTTTTACCGTTCCTTTTCATTTAAGAAATAcatcaaataaatatatctaCACAAATCAACCTGAAATTTTAACTTTTGATgaacatttaaataaatataaagatgtacaaaaatatttaccTGATCATATtgaaaatttagaaatattACCTGAACTGTAA